The following proteins are co-located in the Urocitellus parryii isolate mUroPar1 chromosome 15, mUroPar1.hap1, whole genome shotgun sequence genome:
- the LOC113193265 gene encoding optic atrophy 3 protein-like, which yields MTRNASVITVYHWVEMRTKMRIMGFNAEAVKPLNEGAAAELGAELLGEAIIFVTACGCLLMEYLRQQAQRRHKEAERRAAWNALRDEMGHLALALETLQGQVQATPAKGALEELRQELREVRAQLHADQVRNPDPLPDLLEY from the exons ATGACAAGAAACGCCTCTGTCATTACAG TGTACCACTGGGTGGAGATGCGGACTAAGATGCGCATCATGGGCTTCAACGCCGAAGCCGTGAAGCCGCTGAACGAGGGGGCAGCGGCCGAGCTGGGCGCGGAGCTGCTGGGCGAGGCCATCATCTTCGTCACGGCCTGCGGCTGCCTGCTGATGGAGTACTTGCGCCAACAGGCGCAGCGGCGCCACAAGGAAGCCGAGCGGCGCGCCGCGTGGAACGCGTTGCGGGACGAGATGGGCCACCTGGCGCTGGCGCTGGAAACGCTGCAGGGGCAGGTGCAGGCGACGCCGGCGAAGGGCGCCCTGGAGGAGTTGCGGCAAGAACTGCGGGAGGTGCGCGCCCAGCTCCACGCTGACCAGGTCCGGAACCCGGACCCACTGCCCGATCTCCTGGAGTACTAG
- the Vasp gene encoding vasodilator-stimulated phosphoprotein isoform X2, translated as MSETVICSSRATVMLYDDGNKRWLPAGTGPQAFSRVQIYHNPTANSFRVVGRKMQPDQQVVINCAIVRGVKYNQATPNFHQWRDARQVWGLNFGSKEDAAQFAAGMASALEALEGGGPPAPPALPAWSIQNGPSPEEVEQQKRQQPSQPEYMERERRVSNAGGPPVPPMGGPPPPPGPPPPPGPPPPPGLPPSGVSAAGHGAGGGPPPAPPLPAAQGPSGGGAGAPGLAAAIAGAKLRKVSKQEEASGGPLAAKAESTRSTGGGLMEEMNAMLARRRKATQVGEKPPKEESASEEPEARVPAQSEPVRRPWEKNSTTLPRMKSSSSITASEAQPSTHSSGEESDLEKVKQELLEEVRKELQKVKEEIIEAFVQELRKRGSP; from the exons ATGAG CGAGACCGTTATCTGTTCGAGCCGGGCGACGGTGATGCTCTATGACGATGGCAACAAGCGGTGGCTGCCTGCCGGCACGGGTCCCCAAGCCTTCAGCCGCGTGCAGATCTACCACAACCCCACGGCCAATTCCTTCCGGGTTGTCGGACGCAAGATGCAGCCTGACCAGCAG GTGGTCATCAACTGTGCCATCGTCCGGGGTGTGAAGTATAATCAGGCCACCCCCAACTTCCATCAGTGGCGGGATGCCCGCCAGGTCTGGGGCCTCAACTTCGGCAGCAAGGAGGACGCAGCGCAGTTTGCTGCCGGCATGGCCAGCGCCCTGGAGGCCTTGGAAG GAGGTGGGCCTCCTGCACCCCCAGCACTGCCGGCCTGGTCCATCCAGAACGGCCCCTCCCCGGAGGAGGTGGAGCAGCAGAAAAG GCAGCAGCCCAGCCAGCCTGAGTATATGGAGCGGGAACGCCGGGTCTCCAACGCAG gagGCCCACCTGTTCCCCCCATGGGGGGACCACCCCCGCCTCCAGGACCTCCCCCTCCTCCgggccctcccccacccccaggcctgccCCCTTCAGGGGTCTCGGCTGCAGGACATGGTGCTGGGGGAGGCCCGCCCCCTGCACCCCCTCTGCCTGCAGCACAAGGCCCCAGTGGTGGGGGAGCTGGAGCCCCTGGCCTGGCTGCAGCCATTGCCGGAGCCAAACTCAGGAAAGTCAGCAAG CAGGAGGAGGCCTCAGGAGGGCCCTTGGCCGCCAAAGCTGAGAGCACCCGAAGCACAGGTGGGGGGCTCATGGAGGAGATGAATGCCATGCTGGCCCGGAG AAGGAAAGCCACACAGGTTGGGGAGAAACCCCCCAAGGAAGAATCTGCCAGT GAGGAGCCAGAGGCCAGAGTCCCAGCCCAGAGTG AACCTGTGCGGAGACCCTGGGAGAAGAACAGCACAACCTTGCCAAG GATGAAGTCCTCATCTTCCATCACTGCTTCTGAGGCCCAGCCTTCTACGCACAGCTCTGGGGAAGAGTCAGACCTGGAGAAGGTGAAGCAG GAGCTTCTGGAAGAGGTGAGGAAGGAATTACAGAAGGTCAAAGAGGAGATAATTGAAG CCTTTGTCCAGGAGCTGAGGAAACGGGGTTCCCCCTGA
- the Vasp gene encoding vasodilator-stimulated phosphoprotein isoform X1: protein MSETVICSSRATVMLYDDGNKRWLPAGTGPQAFSRVQIYHNPTANSFRVVGRKMQPDQQVVINCAIVRGVKYNQATPNFHQWRDARQVWGLNFGSKEDAAQFAAGMASALEALEGGGPPAPPALPAWSIQNGPSPEEVEQQKRQQPSQPEYMERERRVSNAGGPPVPPMGGPPPPPGPPPPPGPPPPPGLPPSGVSAAGHGAGGGPPPAPPLPAAQGPSGGGAGAPGLAAAIAGAKLRKVSKQEEASGGPLAAKAESTRSTGGGLMEEMNAMLARRRKATQVGEKPPKEESASQEEPEARVPAQSEPVRRPWEKNSTTLPRMKSSSSITASEAQPSTHSSGEESDLEKVKQELLEEVRKELQKVKEEIIEAFVQELRKRGSP, encoded by the exons ATGAG CGAGACCGTTATCTGTTCGAGCCGGGCGACGGTGATGCTCTATGACGATGGCAACAAGCGGTGGCTGCCTGCCGGCACGGGTCCCCAAGCCTTCAGCCGCGTGCAGATCTACCACAACCCCACGGCCAATTCCTTCCGGGTTGTCGGACGCAAGATGCAGCCTGACCAGCAG GTGGTCATCAACTGTGCCATCGTCCGGGGTGTGAAGTATAATCAGGCCACCCCCAACTTCCATCAGTGGCGGGATGCCCGCCAGGTCTGGGGCCTCAACTTCGGCAGCAAGGAGGACGCAGCGCAGTTTGCTGCCGGCATGGCCAGCGCCCTGGAGGCCTTGGAAG GAGGTGGGCCTCCTGCACCCCCAGCACTGCCGGCCTGGTCCATCCAGAACGGCCCCTCCCCGGAGGAGGTGGAGCAGCAGAAAAG GCAGCAGCCCAGCCAGCCTGAGTATATGGAGCGGGAACGCCGGGTCTCCAACGCAG gagGCCCACCTGTTCCCCCCATGGGGGGACCACCCCCGCCTCCAGGACCTCCCCCTCCTCCgggccctcccccacccccaggcctgccCCCTTCAGGGGTCTCGGCTGCAGGACATGGTGCTGGGGGAGGCCCGCCCCCTGCACCCCCTCTGCCTGCAGCACAAGGCCCCAGTGGTGGGGGAGCTGGAGCCCCTGGCCTGGCTGCAGCCATTGCCGGAGCCAAACTCAGGAAAGTCAGCAAG CAGGAGGAGGCCTCAGGAGGGCCCTTGGCCGCCAAAGCTGAGAGCACCCGAAGCACAGGTGGGGGGCTCATGGAGGAGATGAATGCCATGCTGGCCCGGAG AAGGAAAGCCACACAGGTTGGGGAGAAACCCCCCAAGGAAGAATCTGCCAGT CAGGAGGAGCCAGAGGCCAGAGTCCCAGCCCAGAGTG AACCTGTGCGGAGACCCTGGGAGAAGAACAGCACAACCTTGCCAAG GATGAAGTCCTCATCTTCCATCACTGCTTCTGAGGCCCAGCCTTCTACGCACAGCTCTGGGGAAGAGTCAGACCTGGAGAAGGTGAAGCAG GAGCTTCTGGAAGAGGTGAGGAAGGAATTACAGAAGGTCAAAGAGGAGATAATTGAAG CCTTTGTCCAGGAGCTGAGGAAACGGGGTTCCCCCTGA